Proteins encoded within one genomic window of Ailuropoda melanoleuca isolate Jingjing chromosome 16, ASM200744v2, whole genome shotgun sequence:
- the SMIM10L1 gene encoding small integral membrane protein 10-like protein 1, translating into MATAAPSSLALKASSTAGVPSSYGVFCKGLSRTLLAFFELAWQLRMNFPYFYVAGSVILNIRLQVHI; encoded by the coding sequence ATGGCCACAGCGGCTCCGTCTTCCTTGGCCCTCAAAGCCTCCAGCACGGCCGGGGTCCCCAGCTCCTATGGAGTCTTCTGCAAGGGGCTCTCCCGCACCCTGCTCGCCTTCTTCGAGCTGGCCTGGCAGCTGCGCATGAACTTCCCGTACTTCTACGTCGCAGGCTCGGTGATCCTCAACATCCGCTTGCAGGTACACATTTAG